One window from the genome of Ailuropoda melanoleuca isolate Jingjing chromosome 5, ASM200744v2, whole genome shotgun sequence encodes:
- the SLC17A2 gene encoding sodium-dependent phosphate transport protein 3 isoform X1 — protein MDKKPSAGKGPDFCSLRYGLALIMHFSNFTMITQRVSLSIAIIAMVNSTQQHGLPNASTEGPLADTLNNPSRSMKEFNTGASVYEWSPETQSIIFSSISYGIIVTLIPSGYLAGIFGAKQMLGAGLLISSLLTLFTPLAADFGVILVIVIRTVQGMAQGMAWTGQFTIWAKWAPPLERSKLTSIAGSGAAFGSFIILCVGGLISQALGWPFIFYVFGGIGCVCCLLWFTVIYDDPVRHPCISAREKEYIVSSLAQQSSSPRRSVPIKAMVRCLPLWAIFMGFFSHFWLCTIIITYLPTYISSVLHVNIRDSGVLSSLPFIAASSCTILGGQLADFLLSRNLLRLITVRKLFSSLGLLLPSLCAVALPFVASSYVTTIILLILIPGTSNLCDSGFIINTLDVAPKYASFLMGISRGFGLIAGIISSTATGFLIRFCVWMEECLLPVRCRQHVWHAFLHHIWTSRNPGLGQREDPHPPLRILNHEPKRSADVFYVTRIVILSTCSWP, from the exons ATGGACAAGAAGCCTTCTGCTGGGAAAG GTCCAGACTTCTGTTCGTTACGCTATGGACTGGCTCTCATCATGCACTTCTCAAACTTCACCATGATAACCCAGCGTGTGAGTCTGAGCATTGCAATCATTGCCATGGTGAACAGCACTCAGCAGCACGGTCTGCCCAATGCCTCCACAGAAGGACCTCTTGCAGACACCCTCAACAACCCCAGCAGATCCATGAAGGAATTCAATACAGGG gcCTCTGTATATGAATGGAGCCCAGAAACTCAGAGTATCATCTTTAGCTCCATCAGCTATGGGATAATAGTGACTCTGATCCCAAGTGGATACTTAGCAGGGATATTTGGAGCAAAACAGATGCTGGGTGCTGGTTTGCTGatctcctccctcctcaccctcttTACGCCATTGGCCGCTGACTTCGGAGTGATTTTGGTTATTGTGATTCGGACAGTCCAGGGCATGGCCCAG GGAATGGCATGGACAGGTCAGTTTACAATTTGGGCCAAGTGGGCTCCCCCACTTGAACGAAGCAAGCTCACCAGCATTGCGGGCTCAG GGGCAGCGTTTGGCTCCTTCATCATCCTCTGCGTGGGGGGGCTAATCTCGCAGGCCTTGGGCTGGCCGTTTATCTTCTACGTCTTCG GTGGCATCGGCTGTGTCTGCTGTCTCCTGTGGTTCACGGTGATTTATGATGACCCCGTGCGTCACCCATGCATAAGCGCCCGGGAAAAGGAATACATCGTGTCCTCACTGGCTCAACAG TCCAGTTCTCCCAGAAGATCTGTCCCCATAAAGGCTATGGTCAGATGCCTGCCACTTTGGGCCATTTTCATGGGGTTTTTCAGCCATTTCTGGTTATGCACCATAATCATAACATACCTGCCGACGTACATCAGCTCTGTGCTCCACGTTAACATCAGAGAT AGTGGGGTTCTGTCCTCCCTGCCTTTCATTGCTGCTTCGAGTTGTACGATTCTAGGAGGCCAGTTGGCAGATTTCCTTCTGTCCAGGAATCTTCTCAGATTAATCACCGTACGAAAACTCTTTTCATCTCTAG GGCTCCTCCTTCCATCACTATGTGCCGTCGCCTTGCCCTTCGTGGCTTCCAGCTACGTGACAACCATTATTTTGCTGATACTTATTCCTGGGACCAGCAACCTGTGTGATTCGGGGTTCATCATCAACACCTTAGATGTCGCCCCCAA GTATGCGAGCTTCCTCATGGGAATCTCAAGGGGATTTGGGCTCATCGCAGGAATCATCTCCTCCACTGCCACCGGATTCCTTATCA GATTCTGTGTCTGGATGGAGGAATGTCTTCTTCCTGTCCGCTGCCGTCAACATGTTTGGCATGCTTTTTTACATCACATTTGGACAAGTAGAAATCCAGGACTGGGCCAGAGAGAAGACCCTCACCCGCCTCTGAGGATATTGAACCATGAACCGAAACGCAGTGCTGACGTTTTTTACGTCACACGTATTGTCATCCTTTCTACATGTTCTTGGCCGTAG
- the SLC17A2 gene encoding sodium-dependent phosphate transport protein 3 isoform X3, with protein sequence MDKKPSAGKGPDFCSLRYGLALIMHFSNFTMITQRVSLSIAIIAMVNSTQQHGLPNASTEGPLADTLNNPSRSMKEFNTGASVYEWSPETQSIIFSSISYGIIVTLIPSGYLAGIFGAKQMLGAGLLISSLLTLFTPLAADFGVILVIVIRTVQGMAQGMAWTGQFTIWAKWAPPLERSKLTSIAGSGAAFGSFIILCVGGLISQALGWPFIFYVFGGIGCVCCLLWFTVIYDDPVRHPCISAREKEYIVSSLAQQSSSPRRSVPIKAMVRCLPLWAIFMGFFSHFWLCTIIITYLPTYISSVLHVNIRDSGVLSSLPFIAASSCTILGGQLADFLLSRNLLRLITVRKLFSSLGLLLPSLCAVALPFVASSYVTTIILLILIPGTSNLCDSGFIINTLDVAPKILCLDGGMSSSCPLPSTCLACFFTSHLDK encoded by the exons ATGGACAAGAAGCCTTCTGCTGGGAAAG GTCCAGACTTCTGTTCGTTACGCTATGGACTGGCTCTCATCATGCACTTCTCAAACTTCACCATGATAACCCAGCGTGTGAGTCTGAGCATTGCAATCATTGCCATGGTGAACAGCACTCAGCAGCACGGTCTGCCCAATGCCTCCACAGAAGGACCTCTTGCAGACACCCTCAACAACCCCAGCAGATCCATGAAGGAATTCAATACAGGG gcCTCTGTATATGAATGGAGCCCAGAAACTCAGAGTATCATCTTTAGCTCCATCAGCTATGGGATAATAGTGACTCTGATCCCAAGTGGATACTTAGCAGGGATATTTGGAGCAAAACAGATGCTGGGTGCTGGTTTGCTGatctcctccctcctcaccctcttTACGCCATTGGCCGCTGACTTCGGAGTGATTTTGGTTATTGTGATTCGGACAGTCCAGGGCATGGCCCAG GGAATGGCATGGACAGGTCAGTTTACAATTTGGGCCAAGTGGGCTCCCCCACTTGAACGAAGCAAGCTCACCAGCATTGCGGGCTCAG GGGCAGCGTTTGGCTCCTTCATCATCCTCTGCGTGGGGGGGCTAATCTCGCAGGCCTTGGGCTGGCCGTTTATCTTCTACGTCTTCG GTGGCATCGGCTGTGTCTGCTGTCTCCTGTGGTTCACGGTGATTTATGATGACCCCGTGCGTCACCCATGCATAAGCGCCCGGGAAAAGGAATACATCGTGTCCTCACTGGCTCAACAG TCCAGTTCTCCCAGAAGATCTGTCCCCATAAAGGCTATGGTCAGATGCCTGCCACTTTGGGCCATTTTCATGGGGTTTTTCAGCCATTTCTGGTTATGCACCATAATCATAACATACCTGCCGACGTACATCAGCTCTGTGCTCCACGTTAACATCAGAGAT AGTGGGGTTCTGTCCTCCCTGCCTTTCATTGCTGCTTCGAGTTGTACGATTCTAGGAGGCCAGTTGGCAGATTTCCTTCTGTCCAGGAATCTTCTCAGATTAATCACCGTACGAAAACTCTTTTCATCTCTAG GGCTCCTCCTTCCATCACTATGTGCCGTCGCCTTGCCCTTCGTGGCTTCCAGCTACGTGACAACCATTATTTTGCTGATACTTATTCCTGGGACCAGCAACCTGTGTGATTCGGGGTTCATCATCAACACCTTAGATGTCGCCCCCAA GATTCTGTGTCTGGATGGAGGAATGTCTTCTTCCTGTCCGCTGCCGTCAACATGTTTGGCATGCTTTTTTACATCACATTTGGACAAGTAG
- the SLC17A2 gene encoding sodium-dependent phosphate transport protein 3 isoform X2: protein MDKKPSAGKGPDFCSLRYGLALIMHFSNFTMITQRVSLSIAIIAMVNSTQQHGLPNASTEGPLADTLNNPSRSMKEFNTGASVYEWSPETQSIIFSSISYGIIVTLIPSGYLAGIFGAKQMLGAGLLISSLLTLFTPLAADFGVILVIVIRTVQGMAQGMAWTGQFTIWAKWAPPLERSKLTSIAGSGAAFGSFIILCVGGLISQALGWPFIFYVFGGIGCVCCLLWFTVIYDDPVRHPCISAREKEYIVSSLAQQSSSPRRSVPIKAMVRCLPLWAIFMGFFSHFWLCTIIITYLPTYISSVLHVNIRDSGVLSSLPFIAASSCTILGGQLADFLLSRNLLRLITVRKLFSSLGLLLPSLCAVALPFVASSYVTTIILLILIPGTSNLCDSGFIINTLDVAPKYASFLMGISRGFGLIAGIISSTATGFLISKDSVSGWRNVFFLSAAVNMFGMLFYITFGQVEIQDWAREKTLTRL, encoded by the exons ATGGACAAGAAGCCTTCTGCTGGGAAAG GTCCAGACTTCTGTTCGTTACGCTATGGACTGGCTCTCATCATGCACTTCTCAAACTTCACCATGATAACCCAGCGTGTGAGTCTGAGCATTGCAATCATTGCCATGGTGAACAGCACTCAGCAGCACGGTCTGCCCAATGCCTCCACAGAAGGACCTCTTGCAGACACCCTCAACAACCCCAGCAGATCCATGAAGGAATTCAATACAGGG gcCTCTGTATATGAATGGAGCCCAGAAACTCAGAGTATCATCTTTAGCTCCATCAGCTATGGGATAATAGTGACTCTGATCCCAAGTGGATACTTAGCAGGGATATTTGGAGCAAAACAGATGCTGGGTGCTGGTTTGCTGatctcctccctcctcaccctcttTACGCCATTGGCCGCTGACTTCGGAGTGATTTTGGTTATTGTGATTCGGACAGTCCAGGGCATGGCCCAG GGAATGGCATGGACAGGTCAGTTTACAATTTGGGCCAAGTGGGCTCCCCCACTTGAACGAAGCAAGCTCACCAGCATTGCGGGCTCAG GGGCAGCGTTTGGCTCCTTCATCATCCTCTGCGTGGGGGGGCTAATCTCGCAGGCCTTGGGCTGGCCGTTTATCTTCTACGTCTTCG GTGGCATCGGCTGTGTCTGCTGTCTCCTGTGGTTCACGGTGATTTATGATGACCCCGTGCGTCACCCATGCATAAGCGCCCGGGAAAAGGAATACATCGTGTCCTCACTGGCTCAACAG TCCAGTTCTCCCAGAAGATCTGTCCCCATAAAGGCTATGGTCAGATGCCTGCCACTTTGGGCCATTTTCATGGGGTTTTTCAGCCATTTCTGGTTATGCACCATAATCATAACATACCTGCCGACGTACATCAGCTCTGTGCTCCACGTTAACATCAGAGAT AGTGGGGTTCTGTCCTCCCTGCCTTTCATTGCTGCTTCGAGTTGTACGATTCTAGGAGGCCAGTTGGCAGATTTCCTTCTGTCCAGGAATCTTCTCAGATTAATCACCGTACGAAAACTCTTTTCATCTCTAG GGCTCCTCCTTCCATCACTATGTGCCGTCGCCTTGCCCTTCGTGGCTTCCAGCTACGTGACAACCATTATTTTGCTGATACTTATTCCTGGGACCAGCAACCTGTGTGATTCGGGGTTCATCATCAACACCTTAGATGTCGCCCCCAA GTATGCGAGCTTCCTCATGGGAATCTCAAGGGGATTTGGGCTCATCGCAGGAATCATCTCCTCCACTGCCACCGGATTCCTTATCAGTAAG GATTCTGTGTCTGGATGGAGGAATGTCTTCTTCCTGTCCGCTGCCGTCAACATGTTTGGCATGCTTTTTTACATCACATTTGGACAAGTAGAAATCCAGGACTGGGCCAGAGAGAAGACCCTCACCCGCCTCTGA